Below is a window of Ralstonia nicotianae DNA.
GCCGAAGGCCCGGTTGCCGATCTGGTCGTGATTCTGCAGGAACAGGACGAAGGCGGTGGGCGGCAGCCAGCCGCTGGGCTCGCCGCGCGGTGCGCCGTCGTGGATGACCGATGGTTCGCCCTGGTAGCAGAAGCCGTCCTGCAGCACGCGCGCCAGCCGCTGCGCGGGGGCGTCGGCATAGGCGGCGTAGTAGGCCTCGTGCTCGCCGGTCAGCAGCACGTGCAGCGCGTTGTGGCCGTCGTCGTTCCACTGGGCTTCGAAGGCGCCGGTGCCCAGCGTGCCGGGCGGGGCGCCGCGCAGCAGCGAGGCGGTGTTGTGCTCGTTCTCCAGCACCAGGTGCACGTGCCGCCCGGGCTCGACCGCCTGCCGCACGCGGGCGGCAAGCTCCTCCAGCCAGTCGCGCGCGCCGATGGCGTGCACGGCATCCAGCCGCAGCCCGTCGAAGCGATATTCCATCAGCCACATCAGCGCGTTGTGGAGGAAGAACGCGCGCACTTCCGGCTGGCGGAAGTCGATGGCGGCGCCCCAGGGCGTGTGCACGTCGTCGCGGAAGACGCGGCGGGCGTAGTGGTGCAGGTAGTTGCCCTCCGGCCCGAAGTGGTTGTAGACGACGTCGAGGAACACCATCAGCCCCAGGCCGTGCGCGCTGTCGATCAGGGCCTTGAGCGCATCGGGCGGGCCGTAGCCGGCCTCCGGCGCGAACGGCAGCACGCCGTCGTAGCCCCAGTTGCGCGCGCCGGGAAACTCCGCCACCGGCATCAGCTCGATGGCCGTGATGCCCAGGCGCGCCAGCTCGGGCAGGCGCGCGCGCACGCCGTCGAAGCCGCCCAGCGCGCCGACGTGCAGTTCGTACAGCACGGTCTCGTGCCATGGCCGGCCCATCCATCCGGGGTGCTGCCACGCGTAGCGCAGCGGGTCCACCACCAGGCTCGGGCCGTGCACGTCCTGCCACTGTGCGCGCGCTGCCGGGTCTGGGACCGTCAGCGCGATGCCCTCGCGGTTGGTGACCCGATAGCGGTAGCACGTGCCGGCGCCGACCGGCACGGTGGCGGCATGCCAGCCGCCGGGCTCGGGCGCCATGCGCACGGCCTCGCCCTGGTCGATGTCGACCCAGGCCTCGACGGCATCGGGCGCCCACAGGCGGAAGCGCGTGCGGTCCGGGCCGAGGCAGGCAGCCCCGAACGGCAGGTCGTGCGCGTGGCGGACGGGCGGCGCGGAGGTGGTGTCGGTCATGGCAAGGCCTCTCCCTGGCCGGTGGCGGGCACGGTTGCGTCGGGATGGGGCTGCACGCCGGCACCGGCTTCGACCGGCCTGTCGGGCACGCGGCCGACCGTCTGGCCGGCGGCTTCGCGTTCGGGCGCCGAGGCGATCTGCGCGATCGCGGCGAGCTGCGTGGCGAGCAGCAGCACCACGCTGCGTCCCTGCACCCGCACGGTCGGTTCGGCATGGGGCCGTGCCTCGCGCTCGGGCGCGGCGCTGTCGATGGCGAGCAGCCAGTCCATGGCGGGCCCGGGCAGCGTGAAGATCAGGTCGGCGGCGGCGCCGTTGATCAGCGTCAGCGCCACGTGCGGCCGCGCCTCGCCGTCGATGGTCTCGATGCAGGCGCGGCGCAGCGCCAGCGCGCGGGCTTCGGCGTCGTTCCAGGCGTCGGGCGTGAGCGGGTGGCCGCGCTCGTCGAACCAGGCGATGTCCGGCACGCCGGGCAGCACCTCCGCCTCGCCGTGCACGAAGTGCGGCCAGCGCAGGGCGGGGCTGGTCTTGCGCAGCGCGATCAGGCGCGCGGTGTAGGCGAACAGCGCCCGCCCTTCGGCCTGCGCGCGCATCGACCAGTCCAGCCACGAGATCGCGTTGTCCTGGCAATAGGCGTTGTTGTTGCCCTGCTGCGTGCGGCCGAATTCGTCGCCGCCCAGCAGCATCGGCGTGCCGTTGGAGAGCAGGACGGTGGCCAGCAGCGCGCGCGCCACCCGGGCCCGCTGGGCCAGGATGGCGGTGTCGTCGGTCGGGCCTTCGACGCCCCAGTTGGCGCTGCAGTTGTCGTGGTGGCCGTCGCGGTTGTCTTCGCCGTTGGCTTCGTTGTGCCGGTGGGTGTAGCTGACCACGTCGCGCAGCGTGAAGCCGTCGTGCGAAGCGGCATAGTTGATCGAGGCCCACGGCCGCCGGTAGCGCCGCCCGAACAGGTCGCCGCTGCCCGTGAGCCGCGCGGCCAGCTCCGGGCGCTGCCCGGCGTCGCCGCGCCAGAAGCGCCGGACGCCGTCGCGGAAGCGGTCGTTCCATTCGGCGAAGCCGGGCGGATGGTTGCCGAGCTGGTAGCCGTCGGGCCCGACATCCCACGGCTCGGCGATCGTCTTGACGGTGGCGAGTACCGGGTCCTGCCGCACGGCATCGAAGAACCCCGAGCCCGGATCGAAGCCGAGCCCCTCGCGCCCCAGCGTCACGCCCAGGTCGAAGCGGAAGCCGTCGATGTGGCAGGCGTTGACCCAGTAGCGCAGCGCATCCATCACCATCTGCAGCACGCGCGGATGCGACAGGTTGAGCGTATTGCCGCAGCCCGTGTCGTTGATGTAGTAGCGCTCCTGGCCCGGCACCAGCCGGTAGTAGCTCGCGTTGTCCAGCCCGCGGAACGACAGCGTCGGCCCCAGCTCGTTGCCTTCGCAGGTGTGGTTGAACACCACGTCGAGCAGCACCTCGATGCCCGCCGCGTGCAGCCGCCGGATCGCCACCTTCATCTCGTGCAGCGTGGGCGTCGACAGGTAAGCCGGCTCCGGCGCGAAGAACGCCAGCGTGCTGTAGCCCCAGTAGTTGCGCAGGCCGCGCTCGACCAGGAAGCGGTCCTGCAGGAAGGCGTGCACGGGCAGCAGCTCCACCGCCGTCACGCCCAGCGCCCGCAGATGCTCGATGAAGACCGGATCGGCCAGGGCCGCAAAGGTGCCGCGCTCGGGCGGCAGCAGATCGTCGCGCAGCATCGATGCGCCGCGCACGTGCATCTCGTAGATCACCGTGCGCGACCACGGCGTGTTGGGCCGCACATCGTTGCCCCAGTTGAACGACTCGTCCGTCACCACGGCCTTGGGGCAGGCGGGTGCGCTGTCGCGCCGGTCGAACGACAGATCGGCGCGGGAGGAGTTCAGGCGATAGCCGAACAGCGCATCGGACCAGCGCAGCGCGCCCACCAGGCGGCGGGCATAGGGGTCGAGCAGCAGCTTGTGCGGATTGAAGCGGTGGCCGCGGTACGGCTCCCACGGGCCGTAGGCACGGTAGCCGTAGACCAGGCCCGATTCCACGCCGGGCAGGTAGCCGTGCCAGACTTCATCGGTGCACTCCGGCAATGGCAGGCGCGCCAGCTCCTTGCGGCCGGTGGGGTCGAACAGGCAGAGATCGATGCGGGTGGCGTTGGCCGAGAAGACGGCGAAATTGATGCCCAGGCCGTCCCATTGGGCGCCCAGGGGATAGGGCTTGCCGGGGGAGAGGGTGCTGGGTAGGCGTAGCATGGTTTGGGTCTTGTTGGGTTATCTGGTTGGTTCTCCTGCCAGGGTTTGGTGTTGGTGGTGCATCTCCCGTTTCGTCCCCTGCCGGGGCCGACCTACTTTCTTTGTCTTGCCAAAGAAAGTAGGCAAAGAAAGGCGCGCCCGAGATGGCGACCCCCTCCTTGAATTTTTGTTACGGGGAGGGAGAGGGGGCAAACTCGCTGCGCTCAGACAGCCCCCTCTCTTTTTCCTCCCCGTAACAAAAATTCAAGGCGCCATCTAGGGCAGGAACGGCCAAACCGACGCAAAGCCAGCGTGGACGCCAAGATCAGCCTTGGTAGTAAGCCTAGTGTCAGATTGTTTGCCTTTCCCTTGCCCTATGCGGCGCCTTGAATTTGTGTTGCAGGGAGGAAAAAGGAAGGGGGCTGTCTGAGCGAAGCGAGTTTGCCCCCTTCCCCTCCCTGCAACACAAATTCAAGGAGGGTGTCGCCGCATCGGGCGCGCCTTTCTTTGCTTACTTTCTTTGGCAAGACAAAGAAAGTGAGTCAGCCCCGGCAGGGGATGAAACAAGGGATGGACCACCAAGCCCAGCCCCGCCAGGGGACGAAACCAGGGATGCACCACCAACAAAAAAACCAGCCCATCCCCACAACAAACAAATCAACACCCATCACCAGATTCAAACCTTCAACACCACAACAGCCAACGGCGGCAACCGCACCACCACCGACCGCCGCCACCCGTGCGACTCCACATCCTCTACATCCACAACACCGCCATTCCCAAGATTGGTCCCGCCATACACCGCACTGTCGGTATTGAGCATTTCGCGCCACCGCACCGCGCCATCGACATCCGGCACGCCGATCCGGTAGCCGTCGCGCGGCACCGGGGTCATGTTGGCCACGATCAGCATCGGCGTGCCCGCGGTGTCGAGCCGCAGGTAGGCGAAGACGCTGTTGGCGCGGTCGTCGCCGATCACCCAGCTGAAGCCTTCGGGCGCGCAGTCGCGCGCGTGCAGGGCGGGTTCGCTGCGGTAGAGGGCGTTCAGGTCGTGCACCAGCCGCTGCACGCCGCGGTGCCGCGGGTCGTCCAGCAGGTGCCATTCCGGCGCGGCATCGTGGTTCCACTCGCCGAGCTGGCCGAACTCGCCGCCCATGAACAGCAGCTTCTTGCCGGGATGCGTCCACATGAAGGCCAGGTAGGCGCGCAGGTTGGCCAGGCGCTGCCAGTCGTCGCCGGGCATCTTGCCCAGCAGCGAGCCCTTGCCGTGCACGACTTCGTCGTGCGACAGCGGCAGGATGAACCGTTCGGAGAAGGCGTAGACCAGGCCGAAGGTCAGGCCGTCATGATGGTGCTGGCGGTAGATGGGGTCGCGCTGCATGTAGTGCAGCGTGTCGTGCATCCAGCCCATGTTCCA
It encodes the following:
- the glgX gene encoding glycogen debranching protein GlgX — translated: MLRLPSTLSPGKPYPLGAQWDGLGINFAVFSANATRIDLCLFDPTGRKELARLPLPECTDEVWHGYLPGVESGLVYGYRAYGPWEPYRGHRFNPHKLLLDPYARRLVGALRWSDALFGYRLNSSRADLSFDRRDSAPACPKAVVTDESFNWGNDVRPNTPWSRTVIYEMHVRGASMLRDDLLPPERGTFAALADPVFIEHLRALGVTAVELLPVHAFLQDRFLVERGLRNYWGYSTLAFFAPEPAYLSTPTLHEMKVAIRRLHAAGIEVLLDVVFNHTCEGNELGPTLSFRGLDNASYYRLVPGQERYYINDTGCGNTLNLSHPRVLQMVMDALRYWVNACHIDGFRFDLGVTLGREGLGFDPGSGFFDAVRQDPVLATVKTIAEPWDVGPDGYQLGNHPPGFAEWNDRFRDGVRRFWRGDAGQRPELAARLTGSGDLFGRRYRRPWASINYAASHDGFTLRDVVSYTHRHNEANGEDNRDGHHDNCSANWGVEGPTDDTAILAQRARVARALLATVLLSNGTPMLLGGDEFGRTQQGNNNAYCQDNAISWLDWSMRAQAEGRALFAYTARLIALRKTSPALRWPHFVHGEAEVLPGVPDIAWFDERGHPLTPDAWNDAEARALALRRACIETIDGEARPHVALTLINGAAADLIFTLPGPAMDWLLAIDSAAPEREARPHAEPTVRVQGRSVVLLLATQLAAIAQIASAPEREAAGQTVGRVPDRPVEAGAGVQPHPDATVPATGQGEALP
- the treZ gene encoding malto-oligosyltrehalose trehalohydrolase, producing MTDTTSAPPVRHAHDLPFGAACLGPDRTRFRLWAPDAVEAWVDIDQGEAVRMAPEPGGWHAATVPVGAGTCYRYRVTNREGIALTVPDPAARAQWQDVHGPSLVVDPLRYAWQHPGWMGRPWHETVLYELHVGALGGFDGVRARLPELARLGITAIELMPVAEFPGARNWGYDGVLPFAPEAGYGPPDALKALIDSAHGLGLMVFLDVVYNHFGPEGNYLHHYARRVFRDDVHTPWGAAIDFRQPEVRAFFLHNALMWLMEYRFDGLRLDAVHAIGARDWLEELAARVRQAVEPGRHVHLVLENEHNTASLLRGAPPGTLGTGAFEAQWNDDGHNALHVLLTGEHEAYYAAYADAPAQRLARVLQDGFCYQGEPSVIHDGAPRGEPSGWLPPTAFVLFLQNHDQIGNRAFGERLTRLAHPDALRAAQALLLLSPQIPLLFMGEEWGCLRPFLYFTSHHGALAEAVREGRRREFARFAAFADPHQRERIPDPNDERTFLDSQPGSTDPTLPEQLDWLNRTQGLLALRHARIVPRLPGARALDAVPLGATGALARWRLGDGSVLTLAINLGTQPVAVPTALAGNPADLLHESRDGVAAALAAHRVPPRACIALLHAASPPDLQR